From Staphylothermus hellenicus DSM 12710, a single genomic window includes:
- a CDS encoding TIGR00266 family protein gives MKWEIVTRPSYSLLQVVLEPNENVTAEPGAMMYMAGDINVKTHTGGLGKAIARKLLGGESIFMNTFIAGPRGGEVWFAPSLPGDIKYIALNGSRNLIIQDTSYLAHHGDIKLSVAWRGLRGLLAEGEMFWLRASGVGGVWINSYGGIIEKELGVGEKIIIDNFHFVAMDDGMKWNIRRFGGLKSFLFGGEGLVIEVEGPGRIYVQTRSLPPFMQLIAKYIGRRK, from the coding sequence ATGAAGTGGGAAATAGTAACAAGGCCTTCATATTCTCTTCTACAAGTTGTTCTTGAACCAAATGAGAATGTTACTGCGGAACCAGGTGCAATGATGTATATGGCTGGGGACATTAACGTAAAAACTCATACGGGCGGTTTGGGCAAGGCTATTGCAAGGAAATTATTAGGTGGAGAATCAATATTCATGAATACTTTCATAGCTGGTCCTAGAGGAGGAGAAGTCTGGTTTGCTCCATCACTACCTGGAGATATAAAGTATATTGCTCTAAATGGTTCAAGAAACCTTATTATCCAGGATACAAGCTATCTCGCTCACCACGGCGATATAAAGCTCAGTGTCGCATGGAGGGGTTTAAGAGGATTATTAGCTGAGGGAGAAATGTTCTGGCTTAGAGCCAGCGGTGTTGGAGGAGTATGGATAAATAGTTATGGAGGAATAATAGAGAAGGAACTAGGTGTAGGTGAAAAAATAATTATAGATAACTTCCACTTCGTAGCAATGGATGATGGCATGAAATGGAATATTAGAAGATTCGGTGGACTAAAAAGCTTCCTCTTCGGCGGAGAAGGACTCGTCATAGAAGTTGAAGGGCCTGGAAGAATATATGTACAAACAAGATCACTACCACCATTCATGCAATTAATAGCAAAATATATTGGCAGGAGAAAATAG
- a CDS encoding cobalamin B12-binding domain-containing protein, giving the protein MGVEELFDKLYSCLVDLDKDCVLDNVQKLLEKGVKAIDIVLGPMSKAMEKIGRLYEEGEYFIAELMEAADIFKEAMKILEPRLRMEAKSMASGRKRLKIILATVKGDIHDIGKTLVGVMLQAAGHEVIDLGVDVDAEKIIDAIKKYKPQIIGLSALLSTTARYMRVIIEELEKNGLRGKVKVLVGGAATTSEFAEKIGAGGWAPNAIEAVKLVNKIAEEYRDA; this is encoded by the coding sequence GTGGGTGTTGAGGAGTTATTTGATAAGCTCTACAGTTGTCTTGTAGATTTGGATAAAGACTGTGTATTGGATAATGTTCAAAAATTATTGGAGAAGGGGGTTAAAGCTATAGATATTGTGCTTGGACCCATGAGTAAAGCTATGGAGAAGATTGGCAGACTATATGAGGAGGGAGAATACTTTATAGCAGAACTTATGGAGGCGGCGGACATATTTAAGGAAGCAATGAAGATACTTGAGCCTCGGCTAAGAATGGAAGCTAAATCTATGGCTTCTGGTAGGAAGAGGCTAAAAATAATACTGGCAACTGTTAAGGGCGATATACACGATATCGGTAAAACCCTTGTAGGAGTTATGCTGCAAGCAGCTGGGCACGAAGTAATTGATCTAGGTGTGGATGTTGATGCAGAAAAAATAATTGATGCAATCAAAAAATATAAGCCGCAAATAATTGGTTTAAGCGCCTTATTATCTACTACTGCGAGATATATGAGAGTGATAATTGAAGAGTTGGAAAAGAATGGTTTAAGGGGGAAAGTAAAAGTTTTAGTTGGAGGAGCAGCTACTACTAGTGAGTTCGCGGAAAAAATCGGTGCAGGTGGCTGGGCTCCGAACGCGATCGAGGCTGTAAAGCTAGTGAATAAGATTGCCGAGGAGTATAGGGATGCATAG
- a CDS encoding ASKHA domain-containing protein: MHRKCEEVTINVVGYGKISACKGDNLGEILASKGIMPLPCGGRGLCGLCRVKVYGETNPITGNEIVHGLSGNERLACQVIVMGDLVVEAEKPRIISVPRYSINIPLKQINPVINIVRLEKPPYINKDYVVINGLKPSNYILLEDMILSTTGDPEKILLVDLGTTKIAYQAVTMSGEVIGEKIHINPLNIYGSDIITRITHILEKPESLREMGSSLRKEVNNVAEEYNIGSIFIAGNSVMEHLYLGLPIETLAEKPFQPLFHGPFLTYTYDKPTILAPLIAGYVGGDAYSELIASLKLALKKPYMIIDLGTNTEVLLVTNDKIYATSTPAGPAFEGHLARGSTIVYGGIYKVEIIGSRNSEPVFNYKYIHKPYGLLGTGIISLVAELLRHKYIDERGRFLKGYKRINNVKTYVIDKDQQIFFTQKDLREFQKAYAAVKTAWIILCRRAGIKCEDLEHVIIAGSFGSNIESRDLIDLGLVPVVENSRLVYAGNMVLSGLKIMMLDSSMFKIYRSILEKIAHINLAEDKDYMKTWIKCLNIVSLRGSK; the protein is encoded by the coding sequence ATGCATAGAAAATGTGAAGAAGTAACTATAAATGTTGTCGGTTATGGAAAAATATCTGCGTGTAAAGGGGATAATCTAGGAGAAATACTAGCGTCAAAAGGGATCATGCCATTACCATGTGGTGGTAGAGGATTATGTGGATTATGTAGGGTAAAAGTATATGGAGAAACTAATCCTATCACAGGAAACGAAATTGTTCATGGACTAAGTGGGAATGAAAGACTAGCTTGCCAAGTAATAGTGATGGGGGATCTGGTTGTTGAAGCTGAGAAGCCTAGAATAATTAGTGTTCCAAGATACTCGATAAATATTCCGCTTAAACAAATAAACCCAGTAATCAATATTGTTCGTTTAGAAAAGCCACCATATATAAACAAGGACTATGTAGTAATAAATGGGTTGAAACCATCTAACTATATATTATTAGAAGACATGATCCTATCCACAACAGGTGATCCGGAGAAAATATTATTGGTTGATCTTGGAACAACCAAGATAGCGTATCAAGCGGTAACAATGAGTGGAGAAGTAATTGGTGAGAAAATACATATTAACCCGCTCAACATTTACGGCTCAGACATAATTACGAGAATAACCCATATTCTAGAAAAACCTGAAAGCCTCCGGGAAATGGGTTCTTCGCTTAGAAAAGAAGTGAACAATGTTGCTGAAGAATATAATATTGGATCAATATTTATTGCTGGGAACAGCGTTATGGAGCATCTATATCTAGGGTTGCCAATAGAAACATTAGCGGAGAAACCATTTCAACCACTATTCCACGGCCCCTTCTTAACATATACATATGATAAGCCAACAATACTGGCTCCCCTAATAGCTGGCTATGTTGGAGGAGATGCTTATTCCGAACTAATAGCTTCTCTTAAACTAGCATTGAAGAAGCCATATATGATTATAGATTTGGGGACAAATACTGAGGTATTACTTGTAACAAATGATAAAATATATGCTACAAGCACACCTGCCGGACCCGCCTTTGAGGGGCACTTAGCTAGAGGATCAACAATTGTCTATGGTGGAATATATAAGGTTGAAATTATTGGTTCAAGAAATAGCGAGCCTGTTTTCAACTATAAATATATTCATAAACCATACGGGTTGCTTGGAACAGGAATTATTAGCTTAGTTGCCGAGCTTCTCCGCCATAAATACATTGATGAAAGAGGCAGGTTTCTCAAAGGCTATAAACGCATCAATAATGTTAAAACATATGTTATAGATAAGGATCAACAAATATTCTTTACACAGAAGGATTTAAGGGAGTTCCAGAAAGCTTATGCAGCTGTTAAAACAGCTTGGATAATACTGTGTAGGAGAGCTGGGATTAAATGTGAAGATTTAGAACACGTAATTATTGCTGGAAGTTTTGGCTCAAACATTGAGTCTAGAGATCTTATTGATTTAGGCCTTGTACCTGTAGTAGAGAATAGTAGGTTAGTATATGCTGGAAACATGGTTTTGTCTGGTTTGAAAATTATGATGCTTGATTCCAGCATGTTCAAGATATATAGGTCTATTCTGGAGAAGATTGCTCATATAAACTTGGCTGAGGACAAAGACTATATGAAGACATGGATTAAATGTTTAAACATAGTTTCACTTAGAGGTAGCAAATAG
- a CDS encoding S9 family peptidase — MNKPEDLAHLKIVSSPIITVNGDKVFFTLTSINMDKDRYETNIWVYDLSTNNYAPLTKGPMDQSPEPDRRGEKIAFISRRDAESEKDRGNGIYILDLKYSREPRLVAWFKGGVRGVKWSPDGKYLLAIINEGEPEEDVKHIDDMPIWFNGVGFVYNMSSHLIILDPDSGEYEKITSGKIFVRSASWSNNGRYIAYILSKDRVNPYLSELHIYDLVEKKDRVLLENITTYFTPTWSPDDKYIALIFHRRERGFSTHYKVYLINPDTGEEKCITCGLDRNVLNTLNSDVRAPSNTRELYWDKDYNLYFLVSEKGITHLMAYNPISDQFIEVYGREGFVVDDYSVSLNGKIALLGMTPYEPRELYLYEKDSLRKLTFFNKFYLSRIELGKVEKFVFKASDGAEIDAWIMYPSKTGEKIPWILYIHGGPKTSYGWSFIEELHYLASNGYAIVYGNPRGSDGYSEEFADIRGHYGERDYQDLLEIVDEALKRYSFLDPERIGVSGGSYGGFMTNWIITHTNRFKAAVTQRSISDWISMYGTTDIGHYFVEDQIRCNPWRNPETCLEKSPIKYVENVETPTLIIHSQEDYRCWLDQALMLYNALKLKGVDTKLVIFPGENHDLSRSGRPKHRMERLKEIKEWFDKYLKKKDKQS, encoded by the coding sequence TTGAATAAACCAGAAGACCTAGCTCACCTCAAAATAGTTTCCTCACCAATAATAACAGTTAATGGTGACAAGGTATTCTTTACACTAACGAGCATTAATATGGATAAGGATAGATATGAAACAAATATATGGGTTTATGATCTCTCAACAAATAATTATGCACCGCTAACGAAGGGGCCGATGGATCAGAGCCCGGAGCCTGATCGGAGAGGTGAAAAAATAGCGTTTATAAGCAGGAGAGATGCTGAATCCGAAAAGGATCGTGGAAACGGTATATACATACTTGATCTAAAGTATTCTCGCGAACCTAGACTGGTTGCTTGGTTTAAAGGAGGAGTTAGAGGAGTAAAGTGGAGTCCTGACGGGAAATACTTGTTAGCAATAATTAATGAGGGTGAACCCGAAGAAGATGTTAAACACATAGATGATATGCCTATATGGTTTAACGGTGTTGGATTCGTATACAATATGTCCTCTCATCTAATCATACTTGATCCTGATAGTGGAGAATATGAGAAAATAACTAGTGGAAAAATCTTTGTAAGATCAGCTTCTTGGAGCAATAATGGAAGATACATCGCCTACATTTTATCCAAGGATAGAGTGAACCCTTATCTTTCAGAGCTACACATATATGATCTTGTCGAGAAAAAGGATAGAGTATTATTAGAGAACATAACAACATATTTTACTCCTACATGGTCTCCAGACGATAAATATATTGCATTAATATTTCATCGTAGGGAGAGAGGGTTTAGCACTCATTATAAAGTATACCTGATCAATCCAGATACGGGAGAGGAGAAATGCATAACATGTGGTCTTGACAGAAACGTATTGAATACTTTAAACTCCGATGTTAGAGCACCAAGTAATACTCGTGAATTATACTGGGATAAAGACTATAACTTATACTTCTTAGTATCTGAGAAAGGCATAACGCATCTTATGGCTTATAATCCTATATCCGACCAGTTCATAGAAGTATATGGTAGAGAGGGGTTTGTAGTAGATGATTATAGTGTATCGCTTAATGGTAAAATAGCTTTACTGGGCATGACCCCTTATGAGCCAAGAGAACTATACCTCTACGAGAAAGATTCATTGAGGAAACTAACGTTCTTTAACAAATTCTATCTATCAAGAATAGAGCTGGGTAAAGTTGAAAAATTTGTATTTAAAGCTAGTGATGGAGCTGAAATTGATGCATGGATCATGTATCCAAGTAAAACTGGGGAAAAAATACCATGGATCCTATATATTCACGGCGGCCCCAAGACAAGTTATGGCTGGAGCTTCATAGAAGAACTCCATTATTTAGCCAGTAATGGATATGCAATTGTCTACGGCAACCCTCGTGGAAGCGATGGATACAGTGAGGAATTCGCTGATATACGTGGTCACTATGGTGAAAGAGATTATCAAGACTTATTAGAAATAGTTGATGAAGCATTGAAAAGATATAGTTTCCTAGATCCGGAGAGAATAGGTGTTTCTGGAGGAAGCTATGGTGGGTTCATGACTAACTGGATAATAACACATACTAATCGTTTCAAAGCAGCTGTCACACAAAGATCTATATCAGACTGGATAAGCATGTATGGAACAACAGATATTGGACACTATTTCGTAGAGGATCAGATAAGATGTAATCCTTGGAGAAACCCGGAGACATGCCTGGAGAAAAGCCCGATCAAATACGTTGAAAACGTTGAAACACCAACACTCATAATACATTCGCAGGAAGATTATCGTTGCTGGCTAGACCAGGCATTAATGCTATATAACGCATTGAAACTAAAGGGAGTAGACACAAAACTCGTTATATTCCCGGGAGAAAACCATGATCTCAGCAGAAGCGGTAGGCCTAAACACAGAATGGAAAGATTAAAAGAGATCAAGGAATGGTTCGATAAATACTTGAAAAAGAAAGATAAGCAAAGCTAA
- a CDS encoding MATE family efflux transporter, with protein MSISIPLPRFFDRKLLSRVVNISLPMIISELSNSIYSLTDTYFVKGLGTVALAGVGLGSYLSWLFFVVLSLFYNGVLIYVAQAYGAGKLVYARRGLSEAVVYGAIIVFAISVLGYYYGGYILMLQAGGTGPVWEVAKAYFSVRVLGLPISLIAWSMDAGLRAIGATKQSMYVNLYSVGLNIVLDPLFIYGYAGFPRLGVVGAALATVISIALMMPLEYYYLAKHELAPNRIYKPKIVFKIMNLGLPVMIERLIFAGGNNIYISLISRCGEEALAAHQIGVRIESLIYMPGFAFSMAASALVGQEIGAENISGGRRIGWETIKLGVLFITLTGVAVAATSYYITMPFATDPIVHKLASIYLIIAGLSELGLGLAMVIGGAIRGAGDTRTPLIINAGSLYLFRIIPAMILVNYLGVIGAWLAMFIDVYIRGIIFLIIFTKYFEKLARKIV; from the coding sequence ATGAGTATCTCGATACCTTTGCCGAGGTTTTTTGACCGTAAATTATTGAGTAGGGTTGTTAATATAAGTTTACCAATGATCATTAGTGAATTAAGTAATAGTATTTACTCATTAACTGATACTTATTTTGTTAAGGGTCTTGGCACTGTTGCTTTAGCAGGTGTGGGTTTAGGTAGTTATTTATCGTGGCTTTTCTTCGTTGTGTTATCGCTCTTCTATAATGGTGTATTAATATATGTTGCGCAAGCTTATGGTGCCGGCAAACTAGTATATGCTAGGAGGGGGTTAAGTGAAGCAGTAGTTTATGGCGCAATAATAGTATTTGCAATTTCGGTTCTTGGATACTATTATGGAGGATATATTTTGATGTTGCAAGCCGGGGGAACAGGGCCTGTATGGGAAGTTGCAAAGGCTTATTTTAGTGTTCGCGTCCTGGGGTTACCGATTAGTCTTATAGCATGGTCCATGGACGCTGGTCTCAGAGCTATTGGGGCAACAAAGCAGTCGATGTATGTTAATCTTTATAGTGTAGGATTAAATATTGTACTAGATCCACTATTTATATATGGGTATGCTGGTTTTCCAAGACTAGGCGTTGTGGGTGCTGCTCTAGCAACTGTTATATCTATTGCTTTAATGATGCCATTGGAATATTATTATCTAGCTAAACATGAACTAGCTCCCAACAGGATTTATAAGCCGAAAATAGTCTTCAAGATCATGAACCTGGGTTTACCGGTTATGATTGAAAGACTAATTTTTGCAGGCGGAAACAATATCTATATATCTCTTATATCTAGATGCGGGGAAGAAGCTTTAGCTGCTCATCAAATAGGGGTACGTATTGAGAGTTTAATATATATGCCGGGCTTTGCATTTTCAATGGCGGCATCAGCACTGGTGGGTCAAGAAATAGGGGCTGAAAATATTAGTGGTGGGAGGAGAATTGGTTGGGAAACAATCAAGCTTGGAGTACTATTTATTACATTGACAGGAGTAGCCGTAGCTGCTACATCCTACTATATAACCATGCCCTTCGCAACGGATCCTATAGTACACAAGCTGGCATCGATATATTTAATCATAGCTGGTTTAAGCGAGCTAGGACTAGGATTAGCTATGGTGATTGGTGGAGCAATAAGAGGTGCGGGAGATACAAGGACACCTCTCATAATTAATGCTGGAAGCCTATACTTATTCCGCATAATCCCCGCCATGATCCTGGTTAATTATCTAGGAGTCATAGGAGCCTGGCTAGCAATGTTTATAGACGTATATATTCGAGGAATAATATTTCTAATAATATTCACCAAGTATTTCGAGAAATTAGCTAGGAAGATCGTGTAA
- a CDS encoding methionine synthase, with protein MHGKIRTSHVGSFPLPHSLDNLRIIIDDLWRIKLDAPPYPQLRSFIDIYLKPLADNGLLKEKNGFYFLDSKESLKDIEYFEPSIYEAEYMIKYLREKKYGFKWLRAPVTGAYTLASRIYLSKDISVGLHGTLLREKTLLEYIIEYVRKHIMYMGKLGYNILFIDEPVLGIIVGKRRILFGFSKEEIIETINHIFSQAPGEHGIHVCGRISPKLFETLAITDKLDILNFEFHDNSMNIESINPNLLEENNKVLAPGIASAKKPVIESYEELSDLLRKIGEKTMWRIDLVSADCGFGGLATESGDPYEAYHIGLEKLHRIINIVKLLQKN; from the coding sequence ATGCATGGGAAGATAAGGACAAGCCATGTGGGAAGCTTCCCCCTTCCTCACAGTTTAGATAATCTTAGGATAATAATAGATGATCTATGGAGAATTAAACTGGATGCCCCACCCTATCCTCAACTAAGAAGCTTTATAGACATATATCTCAAGCCCCTAGCAGACAATGGATTATTAAAAGAAAAGAATGGATTTTATTTCCTAGATTCTAAGGAGTCATTGAAAGATATAGAATATTTTGAGCCAAGTATTTATGAAGCAGAATACATGATCAAGTATCTCAGGGAGAAAAAATATGGTTTTAAATGGCTCAGAGCACCTGTGACAGGAGCCTATACCTTAGCATCTAGAATATATTTATCCAAAGACATAAGCGTGGGATTACATGGAACACTTCTCCGAGAAAAAACACTGCTAGAATACATTATAGAATATGTTAGAAAACACATCATGTATATGGGCAAACTAGGCTATAACATATTATTCATTGATGAACCTGTTCTCGGAATTATCGTTGGTAAGAGAAGAATACTATTTGGCTTCTCAAAAGAAGAAATCATAGAAACAATAAATCACATATTTTCGCAAGCACCGGGAGAACACGGTATACATGTATGCGGGAGAATATCTCCTAAACTCTTCGAAACACTAGCAATCACCGATAAACTAGACATTCTAAACTTCGAATTCCACGATAACTCAATGAATATTGAATCAATAAATCCTAACCTATTAGAGGAGAACAACAAAGTTCTAGCCCCTGGAATAGCCAGTGCTAAGAAACCAGTTATTGAATCATATGAGGAACTAAGCGATTTACTTAGGAAGATAGGTGAAAAAACCATGTGGAGAATAGACCTGGTCTCAGCAGACTGCGGCTTCGGCGGATTAGCTACCGAGTCAGGCGATCCATATGAAGCATACCATATAGGATTAGAGAAGCTGCATAGAATAATTAATATAGTAAAGCTTCTCCAAAAGAACTAG
- a CDS encoding tetrahydromethanopterin S-methyltransferase subunit H has protein sequence MGGKTTMYDEWTKQLEYRIGKYIIGGKPGKNPVWLIGSIFYLGDKLLLSEKGDFDKEKAKAKIEEAISIAENYSLVFGLDVVFPSIESIDKILPFISEYDIPIFLDSPDPVIRAKSYLAAKELGINDRVIANGIFIDSPEEEINALRDSGIKTSVIMAFDPRNPLKSISPLERLRLLETTLLSLARKSGVEQVIVDAIVIDPASIAFSAETIFEAKKRFGYPSGCAPANALGPVSKSKTSIGEMYGVHGGVAVYLRIHGADYIMYGPVSRIKYIAPAIAMADSLLGYSLRRKGERISSIHPIKKILRKVQKLFATSK, from the coding sequence GTGGGTGGTAAAACTACAATGTATGATGAATGGACTAAGCAGTTAGAGTATAGAATTGGTAAATATATAATAGGCGGTAAGCCAGGTAAAAATCCTGTATGGCTTATTGGATCAATATTTTATCTTGGAGACAAGCTTTTACTTAGTGAAAAAGGAGATTTTGATAAGGAAAAAGCTAAAGCAAAAATCGAGGAAGCTATAAGTATTGCTGAAAACTACTCGTTAGTTTTTGGATTAGACGTTGTATTCCCCAGTATTGAAAGTATAGATAAGATACTGCCATTTATATCAGAATATGATATCCCCATATTCCTTGATAGCCCAGACCCAGTTATTAGAGCTAAAAGCTATCTAGCGGCTAAAGAGCTCGGAATAAATGATAGAGTAATAGCTAATGGGATCTTCATAGATAGCCCCGAGGAGGAGATAAATGCATTAAGAGATAGCGGGATAAAAACATCGGTAATAATGGCTTTTGATCCTAGAAACCCGTTGAAGTCGATCAGTCCTTTGGAGAGGCTAAGGCTTCTCGAAACCACCCTACTGTCCCTCGCCAGGAAAAGCGGTGTTGAACAAGTTATTGTTGACGCTATAGTAATCGATCCTGCAAGTATAGCGTTTAGTGCTGAAACAATATTTGAAGCCAAAAAGAGATTCGGGTATCCAAGTGGTTGTGCACCAGCTAACGCGCTTGGACCCGTATCTAAGTCTAAAACCAGTATTGGAGAAATGTATGGTGTGCATGGAGGTGTTGCTGTTTATTTAAGAATCCATGGAGCAGATTATATCATGTATGGCCCTGTGTCCAGAATAAAATATATTGCCCCAGCAATAGCCATGGCTGATTCATTGCTTGGATATAGTCTTAGAAGAAAAGGAGAAAGAATCTCTAGTATTCATCCAATAAAGAAAATACTTAGAAAAGTCCAGAAACTATTTGCTACCTCTAAGTGA